The Carnobacterium divergens genome includes a window with the following:
- a CDS encoding TIM44-like domain-containing protein — MKKILSFLVVCVSLLINMPIVASAVAGGGDATYYDGGNSYNGNDTNYSDDSSDGEMSAGAAILLIIGYGISYLFKSNQKNNDGTIEHAISKRIEEAFCSIQNAWTKDKLELARSYYSQDLYLDHQRMLVEMRKEDLRNYVLNVRVKKIHHFKMIEKDQKFSVKIEASLIDYTVDAVTDKLISGRRYEKGMISQTWIFSKDIKNEWVVVSIQ; from the coding sequence TTGAAAAAAATACTTAGCTTTTTAGTTGTCTGTGTAAGTCTGCTCATCAATATGCCGATAGTGGCTTCGGCTGTAGCTGGTGGAGGAGATGCTACATACTATGATGGGGGAAACAGCTATAATGGAAATGACACTAATTATTCAGACGATTCTTCAGATGGAGAAATGTCTGCAGGCGCAGCCATACTCTTAATAATAGGATATGGGATTTCCTATTTATTCAAATCTAATCAAAAAAATAATGATGGAACGATCGAACATGCAATCAGCAAGCGCATTGAAGAGGCTTTTTGTTCGATTCAAAATGCGTGGACTAAAGATAAATTGGAGTTAGCGAGGAGCTACTATTCACAAGATTTATACCTTGACCATCAACGAATGTTGGTGGAAATGAGAAAAGAGGATCTTCGAAACTATGTATTAAATGTAAGAGTCAAAAAAATACATCATTTTAAAATGATTGAAAAAGATCAGAAGTTTTCAGTTAAAATTGAAGCCAGTTTGATTGACTACACTGTAGATGCGGTTACGGACAAATTGATTAGTGGTCGTCGCTATGAAAAAGGAATGATTTCTCAAACTTGGATATTTAGCAAAGATATCAAAAATGAATGGGTTGTCGTTTCTATTCAATAA
- the serS gene encoding serine--tRNA ligase: protein MLDIKRLRSDFTTVEAKLATRGVKKELLENFVLLDNKRRELIVETENLKKYRNEVSGAIATLKRNKENADDKITEMREVGDKIKGLDEELTAIDESINEIAAGLPNLPNDSVPIGKDEEDNVEVRRWSEPATFDFEPKAHWDIAEELDILDFERGAKVSGSRFVYYKGLGARLERALYNFMLDLHTGEHGYQEMLTPYLANSRSMFGTGQFPKFKEDVFQIENEDLTMISTAEITLTNYYRDEFIPTEQLPVYFTALSPAFRSEAGSAGRDTRGLIRLHQFNKVEMVKFSKPETSYDELEKMTHDAETVLQKLNLPYRVLALCTGDMGFSAAKTYDLEVWIPAQETFREISSCSNCEDFQARRGMIRYRNDEGKTDYVHTLNGSGLAVGRTFAAILENYQQADGSVKIPEVLVPYMGGVTEIRKPK from the coding sequence ATGTTAGATATTAAACGTTTAAGAAGTGACTTTACAACCGTAGAAGCAAAATTAGCAACTAGAGGTGTAAAAAAAGAATTATTAGAAAATTTTGTCCTATTAGACAATAAGCGTCGTGAATTAATTGTCGAAACTGAAAATTTAAAAAAATACCGTAATGAAGTATCAGGTGCGATTGCAACGTTAAAACGTAACAAGGAAAATGCAGATGATAAAATTACAGAAATGCGTGAAGTTGGCGATAAAATAAAAGGATTAGATGAAGAATTAACAGCTATTGATGAAAGCATTAATGAAATTGCTGCAGGATTGCCGAATCTACCTAATGATTCTGTACCAATCGGTAAAGATGAAGAGGATAATGTAGAAGTACGCCGTTGGAGCGAACCTGCTACATTTGATTTTGAACCAAAAGCCCACTGGGATATTGCTGAAGAATTAGATATATTAGATTTTGAACGTGGAGCGAAAGTATCAGGAAGTCGCTTTGTATATTACAAAGGGCTAGGAGCAAGACTGGAACGTGCCTTGTATAATTTTATGCTAGATTTACACACTGGGGAACATGGTTACCAAGAGATGTTAACTCCTTATTTAGCTAATAGTAGATCAATGTTTGGAACAGGTCAATTTCCAAAGTTCAAAGAAGATGTTTTCCAGATTGAAAACGAAGATTTAACGATGATTTCAACAGCAGAAATTACCTTAACTAACTATTACCGTGATGAATTTATCCCAACTGAACAATTGCCTGTTTATTTTACAGCTCTAAGCCCTGCATTCCGTTCAGAAGCAGGTAGCGCAGGACGTGATACTCGTGGGTTAATCCGTTTACATCAATTTAATAAAGTAGAGATGGTAAAATTCAGTAAGCCTGAAACGTCATATGATGAATTAGAAAAAATGACTCATGATGCCGAAACAGTTTTACAAAAATTGAATTTGCCATACCGAGTATTGGCTTTATGTACAGGAGACATGGGTTTTTCAGCTGCTAAAACGTATGATTTAGAGGTTTGGATCCCAGCACAAGAAACTTTCCGTGAAATTAGCTCATGTTCAAACTGTGAAGATTTCCAAGCGCGCCGTGGGATGATTCGTTACCGCAATGACGAAGGAAAAACAGACTATGTTCATACGTTAAACGGATCAGGTTTAGCAGTAGGAAGAACATTTGCAGCAATTTTAGAAAACTACCAACAAGCAGATGGATCAGTCAAAATTCCAGAAGTATTAGTTCCTTATATGGGTGGCGTTACAGAAATCCGTAAACCAAAATAA
- the msrA gene encoding peptide-methionine (S)-S-oxide reductase MsrA: protein MSEKQLEKAIFAGGCFWCMIKPFDTEPGIVSVVAGYTGGHTTAPTYREVCSETTGHTEAVEITFDPTIFSYQQLVEIYWRQTDPTDASGQFADRGSSYRPVIFYLNEEQRKVAEASKQALAESGRFKAPIVTTIEPAKPFYPAEDYHQDYYKKNPSHYNGYRQGSGRGPFLEENWK from the coding sequence ATGAGTGAAAAACAATTAGAAAAAGCAATATTTGCTGGAGGCTGTTTTTGGTGCATGATAAAACCTTTTGATACAGAGCCTGGTATTGTTTCTGTAGTGGCAGGTTATACAGGAGGTCATACGACGGCACCAACTTATCGAGAAGTTTGTAGCGAAACCACAGGACATACAGAAGCTGTTGAGATTACCTTCGATCCGACAATTTTTAGCTATCAGCAATTAGTTGAAATTTATTGGAGACAAACCGATCCGACAGATGCCAGCGGTCAATTTGCAGATAGAGGTTCATCCTATCGACCTGTCATATTTTATTTAAATGAAGAACAACGAAAGGTTGCAGAAGCATCCAAACAAGCACTAGCTGAAAGTGGCCGTTTTAAAGCGCCAATAGTAACAACGATAGAACCTGCTAAACCATTCTATCCAGCTGAAGACTACCACCAAGACTATTACAAAAAAAATCCCTCTCACTATAACGGTTACCGACAAGGTTCAGGACGAGGTCCATTTCTTGAAGAAAACTGGAAATAA
- a CDS encoding histidine phosphatase family protein — MTKLYFVRHGKTEWNLDGRFQGGTGDSALLEESLKDATLTGKALKNIEFKQIYVSPQKRAKDTAKLILAEREESIPLIEEKDLREFGFGEWEGKHFSYALETEPEEFHHLREQPEKYNPTNFGGETYPSLIERSLNVIHTALKEHSDENLLFVAHGVTLTAIIQSLLGAEIKDIRSNGLMSNTSISVLEVKNTTTTLIKWDDTDHLS, encoded by the coding sequence ATGACAAAATTGTATTTTGTTAGACATGGAAAAACAGAATGGAATCTAGACGGACGTTTCCAAGGAGGAACCGGGGATTCAGCCCTTTTAGAAGAATCATTAAAAGACGCGACTTTAACAGGGAAAGCCTTAAAAAATATAGAATTTAAACAAATCTATGTAAGCCCACAAAAGCGTGCAAAAGATACAGCTAAATTAATTTTAGCTGAAAGAGAAGAAAGTATCCCTTTAATAGAAGAAAAGGACTTGAGAGAGTTTGGTTTTGGCGAATGGGAAGGCAAGCATTTTTCATATGCCTTAGAAACTGAACCAGAAGAGTTCCATCATTTAAGAGAACAACCTGAAAAGTACAATCCAACTAATTTTGGTGGCGAAACATATCCATCCTTAATTGAACGTAGCTTAAATGTAATTCATACTGCATTGAAAGAACATTCAGATGAAAATTTATTATTTGTTGCTCATGGAGTAACATTAACAGCAATCATCCAAAGTCTTTTAGGAGCAGAAATTAAAGATATCCGATCAAATGGTCTAATGAGTAATACAAGTATTTCTGTTTTAGAAGTTAAAAATACAACGACAACCTTGATAAAATGGGATGATACAGATCATTTAAGCTAA
- a CDS encoding serine hydrolase codes for MKKINKYGIIFAVALMIGTIFPSFMMGAQTASAAEAPEINAAAAFAIEAKTGKVLVNKNGDEKLGIASMTKMITEYLVLEAIKDGKLKWDQKITIDEYSYKTSQNSELSNVPLRLGEQYTVKELYEAMAIYSANAAAISLAQAVSGSEPQFVDAMREKVISWGAKAEDIHLVNATGLTNSDLNGNIYPGSAETDENMMTARDMAIVAQHLLNDFPEIIETAKIPTLDFRKGTSDEIHMENWNWMLPGLIYARDNVDGLKTGTTDFAGACFTGTAEENGMRVITVVMNAGDGQTNKGARFEETAKMMDYAFDNFEMKELVKKGDTNKALKAINVAKGKEDSVKLVMDANVNAIVQKDTDVKNLKVTYTEKEGLLNDDKELVAPIKKGMEVGTAQVAPINDTLGYINGATGQEVKVVTASEVEKANFFVLTGRGIKSFFTNLF; via the coding sequence ATGAAAAAAATAAATAAATACGGCATAATTTTTGCTGTAGCATTAATGATAGGAACTATTTTTCCATCGTTCATGATGGGCGCTCAAACAGCTTCAGCTGCTGAAGCACCAGAAATCAATGCGGCAGCTGCATTTGCAATTGAAGCGAAGACAGGAAAAGTATTAGTGAACAAAAATGGCGATGAAAAATTAGGCATTGCATCAATGACTAAAATGATTACAGAATACTTAGTTTTAGAAGCCATTAAAGACGGAAAATTAAAATGGGATCAAAAAATCACCATTGATGAGTACAGCTACAAAACAAGTCAAAATTCTGAATTATCAAATGTTCCATTACGATTAGGTGAGCAATATACCGTAAAAGAATTGTATGAAGCAATGGCGATTTACTCCGCTAACGCAGCTGCCATCAGTTTGGCACAAGCTGTTTCAGGAAGTGAACCACAATTTGTTGATGCGATGCGTGAAAAAGTTATTTCATGGGGAGCAAAAGCAGAAGACATTCATTTAGTAAACGCGACAGGGTTAACAAACTCTGACTTAAACGGCAATATTTATCCAGGAAGTGCCGAAACAGATGAAAATATGATGACAGCACGTGATATGGCAATTGTTGCGCAACATTTATTAAACGATTTCCCAGAAATAATCGAAACAGCGAAAATTCCAACTTTAGACTTCAGAAAAGGAACGTCGGATGAGATTCATATGGAAAACTGGAACTGGATGTTACCTGGCTTAATTTATGCACGTGACAACGTCGATGGATTAAAAACCGGAACAACTGATTTTGCAGGGGCCTGTTTTACTGGAACTGCTGAAGAAAATGGCATGAGAGTTATTACTGTTGTAATGAATGCAGGCGATGGCCAAACGAATAAAGGTGCTCGTTTTGAAGAAACAGCTAAAATGATGGATTACGCTTTTGATAATTTTGAAATGAAAGAATTAGTCAAAAAAGGTGACACAAATAAAGCTTTAAAAGCTATTAACGTAGCAAAAGGGAAAGAAGATAGTGTGAAATTAGTAATGGATGCTAACGTAAACGCGATCGTTCAAAAAGATACAGATGTTAAGAATTTAAAAGTGACCTACACTGAAAAAGAAGGCTTACTGAATGACGATAAAGAATTAGTAGCTCCTATTAAAAAAGGAATGGAAGTTGGAACAGCTCAAGTAGCACCAATTAACGATACTTTAGGCTATATCAACGGTGCGACAGGACAAGAAGTAAAAGTAGTAACAGCATCAGAAGTTGAAAAAGCTAATTTCTTTGTTTTAACAGGCCGAGGAATTAAATCTTTTTTCACTAATTTATTTTAA
- a CDS encoding response regulator transcription factor yields MKILVVDDDKEIVELLSIYIKNEGYEVEKAYNGKEAMTKIMTTPDIDLMVLDVMMPKMDGIEVVKALRKDSQMPVLMLSAKTTDMDKIQGLITGADDYVAKPFNPLEVMARIKSLLRRSNYQVTQDEPDVLEIGPLIIQKDSHEVTTIHGKSIQLTALEFGILHLLASHPNRVFSADEIFERVWQQESLVSAKTVMVHVSHLRDKIEEATDGEKVVQTVWGVGYKIEDR; encoded by the coding sequence ATGAAAATATTAGTCGTTGATGATGATAAAGAGATTGTTGAATTATTAAGTATCTATATAAAAAATGAAGGCTATGAAGTTGAAAAAGCATATAACGGCAAAGAAGCAATGACAAAAATTATGACCACACCAGATATCGACTTAATGGTGTTAGATGTGATGATGCCTAAAATGGATGGAATCGAAGTAGTTAAAGCATTACGCAAAGACTCGCAAATGCCTGTTTTAATGTTAAGTGCGAAAACAACCGATATGGATAAAATCCAAGGATTGATTACTGGAGCAGACGATTACGTAGCCAAACCTTTTAACCCTTTGGAAGTCATGGCACGTATCAAATCATTATTAAGAAGAAGCAATTATCAAGTGACACAAGACGAACCAGATGTTCTAGAAATCGGTCCGCTAATTATTCAAAAAGATTCACATGAAGTCACAACGATTCATGGAAAATCAATCCAATTAACTGCCTTAGAATTTGGAATCTTGCACTTACTAGCTAGCCACCCAAATCGCGTTTTTAGTGCAGATGAAATTTTTGAACGCGTCTGGCAACAAGAAAGCTTAGTATCAGCTAAAACAGTCATGGTTCATGTGAGCCATTTGCGCGACAAAATCGAAGAAGCAACTGATGGCGAAAAAGTCGTACAAACTGTTTGGGGCGTAGGTTATAAAATCGAAGATCGATAA
- the guaB gene encoding IMP dehydrogenase, which produces MSNWETKFAKEGYTFDDVLLVPAESHVLPNDVDMSVQLAKNLKLNIPLMSASMDTVTDSKMAIAMARQGGLGVIHKNMSIQEQADEVRKVKRSESGVIIDPFFLTPVHLVSDAEELMGRYRISGVPIVNNMQDRILVGILTNRDLRFVTDYSIKIEEVMTKDKLVTAPVGTSLKDAEKILQQHKIEKLPIVDEKGRLSGLITIKDIEKVIEFPNAAKDEHGRLLAAAAVGVTSDTFERAEALLEAGADAIIIDTAHGHSAGVIRKIKEIREQFPEATLVAGNVATGEATRALYDVGVDVVKVGIGPGSICTTRVVAGVGVPQLTAIYDAAEVAREYGRTIIADGGIKYSGDIVKALAAGGHVVMLGSMLAGTDESPGEFEIFQGRRFKTYRGMGSLGAMEKGSSDRYFQGGTNEANKLVPEGIEGRVAYKGSASDIIFQMMGGLKAGMGYVGAADLKYLRDEAQFIRMSGAGLRESHPHDVQITKEAPNYSVQ; this is translated from the coding sequence AGAAGGCTATACATTTGATGATGTACTATTAGTTCCAGCAGAAAGCCATGTGTTACCAAATGATGTGGATATGAGTGTTCAACTTGCGAAGAATTTGAAGCTGAATATTCCATTGATGAGTGCAAGTATGGATACTGTAACAGATTCAAAAATGGCGATTGCCATGGCGCGTCAAGGTGGTTTGGGAGTTATTCATAAAAATATGAGTATCCAAGAGCAAGCAGATGAAGTTCGCAAAGTAAAACGTTCAGAAAGTGGCGTTATTATTGATCCATTTTTCTTAACACCCGTTCATTTAGTATCTGATGCAGAAGAGTTGATGGGACGTTACCGCATTAGTGGTGTACCAATTGTCAATAATATGCAAGATCGAATTCTAGTAGGAATTTTAACCAACCGTGATTTACGCTTCGTAACAGATTACAGCATTAAAATTGAAGAAGTCATGACGAAAGATAAGCTTGTGACCGCTCCAGTTGGAACTTCATTAAAAGATGCTGAAAAAATCTTACAACAACATAAAATTGAAAAATTACCAATCGTTGATGAAAAAGGCCGCTTAAGTGGGTTGATTACCATCAAAGATATTGAAAAAGTAATCGAGTTCCCTAATGCCGCTAAAGACGAGCATGGACGCTTGTTAGCAGCTGCAGCTGTTGGAGTGACAAGTGATACGTTTGAACGCGCAGAAGCGTTATTAGAAGCCGGTGCAGACGCAATTATTATAGATACTGCTCATGGACACAGTGCAGGGGTTATTCGTAAGATTAAAGAAATTCGTGAACAGTTCCCAGAAGCGACATTAGTTGCCGGAAATGTTGCAACAGGCGAAGCAACTCGTGCCTTATATGACGTTGGTGTTGATGTAGTAAAAGTTGGGATTGGACCTGGTTCAATTTGTACGACACGTGTCGTTGCAGGTGTTGGTGTACCTCAATTAACAGCTATTTATGATGCAGCAGAAGTTGCTCGTGAATACGGCCGTACGATTATTGCAGATGGCGGAATCAAATATTCAGGAGATATCGTTAAAGCTCTTGCAGCAGGCGGACACGTTGTTATGTTAGGGAGTATGCTAGCAGGAACAGACGAGTCACCAGGTGAATTTGAAATATTCCAAGGTCGTCGTTTTAAAACATACCGTGGAATGGGCAGCTTAGGCGCGATGGAAAAAGGATCAAGCGATCGTTATTTCCAAGGCGGTACAAACGAAGCCAACAAATTAGTTCCAGAAGGTATTGAAGGTCGCGTTGCCTATAAAGGAAGCGCAAGCGACATTATTTTCCAAATGATGGGCGGATTAAAAGCTGGAATGGGCTATGTAGGTGCAGCTGACCTTAAGTATTTAAGAGACGAAGCTCAATTTATTCGTATGAGTGGTGCTGGTTTACGTGAATCACATCCACATGACGTACAAATTACCAAAGAAGCACCGAACTATTCAGTGCAATAA
- a CDS encoding sensor histidine kinase, whose protein sequence is MKLTRKEKSELIFEGFITVGLIYLLYLAVLIIFDRFVYTSPDLVNNIWIFKNSFTIGERQVHSYKLIFVTLLVIVAMIVLFWRLKRRYKQMQLRHVISELHYIAEGHYDHRIPFELSGDMNKVIDSIHVLVDSTVSAMEEERKIEQSKDELITNVSHDIRTPLTSIIGYLGLIEDKQYQSQEELLKYTHTAYIKAKQMKILVEDLFEYTKVRQHTTPLNLTQFDMVKLLEQLAADFELDAKKKNMVIEVIQPDSEIMMEADTEKIVRVFNNLISNALKYGVGGKKISIEAQKVGKEVIISVSNDGPEIPEASLNQLFDRFYRVEESRSQETGGTGLGLAIAQSIVALHGGYIYAKSDKDLTRFVLHLPLKQVQNSETK, encoded by the coding sequence TTGAAGTTAACTAGAAAAGAAAAAAGCGAATTGATATTTGAAGGATTTATTACAGTAGGTTTGATTTACTTACTCTATTTAGCTGTTTTAATCATTTTTGATCGCTTTGTGTACACCTCACCAGACCTAGTCAATAATATTTGGATTTTTAAAAATTCATTTACAATTGGAGAACGCCAAGTTCACTCATACAAATTGATTTTTGTTACTCTGTTAGTTATTGTGGCAATGATTGTTTTATTCTGGCGCTTAAAACGTCGTTACAAACAAATGCAATTACGTCATGTTATTAGCGAGTTGCATTACATTGCAGAAGGTCATTACGATCATCGCATTCCTTTTGAATTAAGTGGCGACATGAATAAAGTTATCGACAGTATCCATGTGTTAGTGGATAGTACCGTGAGCGCAATGGAAGAAGAGCGTAAGATTGAGCAATCGAAAGATGAGCTGATTACGAACGTCTCTCATGATATCCGCACGCCTTTAACTTCTATTATTGGTTATTTGGGATTAATCGAGGATAAACAATATCAAAGTCAAGAGGAACTTCTAAAATACACACATACAGCATACATTAAAGCCAAACAAATGAAAATCTTAGTTGAAGATCTATTTGAGTACACAAAAGTTCGTCAACATACAACACCATTAAATCTTACCCAGTTTGACATGGTAAAACTATTAGAGCAATTAGCAGCTGATTTTGAATTAGATGCTAAGAAAAAAAATATGGTCATTGAAGTGATTCAACCAGACTCTGAAATTATGATGGAAGCTGATACCGAAAAAATTGTACGTGTTTTTAACAATTTGATTTCCAATGCATTAAAATATGGCGTTGGCGGTAAAAAAATCAGTATTGAAGCACAAAAAGTAGGGAAAGAAGTCATTATTTCAGTCAGCAACGATGGGCCAGAAATTCCAGAAGCTTCATTAAACCAATTATTTGATCGTTTTTATCGCGTAGAAGAATCACGTTCACAAGAAACAGGCGGAACAGGCTTAGGCTTAGCGATTGCACAAAGTATCGTCGCACTACATGGCGGGTACATTTATGCGAAATCAGATAAAGACTTAACCCGTTTTGTGTTGCACTTACCACTAAAACAAGTACAAAACAGTGAAACAAAATAA